A genomic window from Rhizobiaceae bacterium includes:
- a CDS encoding pyruvate kinase, with amino-acid sequence MDDLDLSKLLEDVEALRTAVVADARQLTKRWSGWIDRKDFAESAENFAHYLAFRAHDIRPLQRRLMAVGLSSLGRAEGRVLPTLDAVRHVLRALNGAEQPTLKADPAFFAGEERIAARTRELFGERSHHSPVNLMVTLPSEAADDVGFLLRLAELGVEAVRINCAHDGEEAWARMIANVETAAEQSGRRMKVLMDLAGPKIRTGNVRKVKGLKRVAVGGELAITLPGRLDDPDESLPAIECTLSEALNAADIGHRIFIDDGRLDTHVVRREPWGVVASIVAGPEEKGYKLKTEKGINFPDTDFTVPALTDDDLAALGFVARHADGIEFSFVQDAEDVVLLQEALSHERPDDWRSLGLVLKIETDRAVKNLPDMLVRSAGRQPTAIMIARGDLAVEIGFARLAEMQEEILWLAEAAQVPVIWATQVLESYMKKGVPSRGEMTDAAMAVRAECVMLNKGPYLFEGIAELDRLFGRMGEHMHKKTPQLRPLKSWALHA; translated from the coding sequence ATGGACGATCTGGACCTTTCCAAACTGCTTGAGGATGTGGAGGCGCTGCGCACGGCTGTGGTCGCCGACGCCCGCCAGTTGACCAAGCGGTGGAGCGGCTGGATCGACCGCAAGGATTTCGCTGAGAGCGCGGAGAACTTCGCGCATTACCTTGCCTTTCGCGCGCACGACATCAGGCCGCTCCAGCGGCGGCTGATGGCGGTCGGCCTCTCCTCGCTCGGGCGCGCGGAAGGTCGCGTCCTGCCGACGCTCGATGCCGTCCGCCATGTGCTGCGTGCCCTGAACGGAGCGGAGCAGCCCACCCTCAAGGCCGACCCCGCCTTCTTCGCCGGGGAGGAGCGCATCGCCGCGCGCACCCGCGAGCTGTTCGGCGAACGCAGCCATCACAGCCCCGTCAATCTGATGGTCACGCTCCCTTCAGAGGCCGCCGACGATGTCGGCTTCCTGCTGCGGCTGGCCGAGCTGGGCGTGGAGGCGGTCAGGATCAATTGTGCGCATGACGGCGAAGAGGCATGGGCGCGGATGATCGCCAATGTCGAGACCGCGGCCGAACAATCCGGGCGGCGCATGAAGGTGCTGATGGACCTCGCCGGTCCGAAAATCCGCACCGGCAATGTCCGCAAGGTCAAGGGACTGAAGCGCGTCGCGGTCGGCGGCGAGCTTGCCATTACCCTGCCCGGGCGGCTCGACGACCCGGACGAGTCCTTGCCGGCAATCGAATGCACGCTGTCGGAGGCGCTGAACGCAGCCGACATCGGGCACCGCATCTTCATCGATGACGGCAGGCTCGACACCCATGTCGTGCGGCGCGAGCCCTGGGGCGTCGTGGCGAGCATCGTCGCCGGGCCCGAGGAAAAGGGCTACAAGCTCAAGACGGAAAAGGGGATCAACTTCCCCGATACGGATTTCACCGTGCCAGCCCTGACCGACGACGATCTCGCGGCGCTCGGCTTCGTCGCCCGCCATGCCGACGGCATCGAGTTCTCCTTCGTGCAGGATGCCGAGGATGTGGTGCTTCTCCAGGAGGCGCTTTCGCACGAAAGGCCGGACGACTGGCGCAGCCTCGGGCTGGTCCTCAAGATCGAGACCGACCGCGCGGTGAAGAACCTGCCCGACATGCTGGTGCGGTCGGCTGGGCGGCAGCCCACCGCGATCATGATCGCGCGCGGCGACCTCGCGGTGGAGATTGGCTTTGCGCGTCTTGCCGAGATGCAGGAGGAAATCCTGTGGCTGGCGGAGGCCGCGCAGGTTCCCGTCATCTGGGCGACGCAGGTGCTCGAAAGCTATATGAAGAAGGGCGTGCCCTCGCGCGGCGAGATGACGGACGCGGCGATGGCGGTTCGCGCCGAATGCGTCATGCTCAACAAGGGTCCATACCTGTTCGAGGGCATCGCCGAGCTTGACCGCCTTTTCGGGCGGATGGGCGAACATATGCACAAGAAGACGCCGCAGTTGCGGCCGCTGAAAAGCTGGGCGCTGCACGCCTGA